The genomic interval GCGCCACCAGCGAGCACGCCGCGCTCGCCGTCGCCCGCGAGATCGCCCGCTCGAACCTCGTGAAGGCCGCGGTCTTCGGCAACGACCCGAACTGGGGGCGGATCGTCTCGGCCGCGGGCTGCGTGCCCGAGGAGGTCGCGCCGTTCGACCCCGATGCAATGTCCGTGCACGTCAACGGCGTGCAGGTGTGCCGCGAGGGCGGCGCCCACGAGGACCGCTCCCTGGTGGACATGACCCCGCGCGAGACCCTCGTCGAGGTGGACCTCGGAGCGGGGGAGGCCGATGCCGACATCTGGACCAACGACCTCACCCACGACTACGTCGAAGAGAACAGCGCCTACTCCTCATGACCGAGACGCCCCCCGCTCCCACCGGCGCCGGCACCGCAGGCCCCGCCGCGCCGCTCGCGGACTCCAAGAACCCTCTGGGGGACCTCACGCCAGCGCAGGCGGACGCACGCGCGAAGTCCGAGATCCTCATCGAGGCCCTGCCCTGGATGCAGCGCTTCATGGGCAAGATCGTCGTCGTCAAGTACGGCGGCAACGCCATGATCGACGACGAGCTGCGCCGTGCCTTCGCGGCCGACATGGTCTTCATGCGCCACGCCGGCATCCACGTGGTCGTCGTCCACGGCGGCGGCCCCCAGATCAACTCGATGCTCGAGCGCGTCGGCGTCGAGAGCGCCTTCCGCGCCGGTCTGCGCGTGACCGACGAGGAGACCATGCAGATCGTGCGGATGGTGCTCGTGGGGCAGGTGGGCCGTGAGCTCGTCGGCCTCATCAACGAGCACGGGCCCTATGCGATCGGCATGTCCGGCGAGGACGCCCGGCTGTTCTCCGCGCGCCGCCGCGGCGCCGTGGTCGACGGCGAGGAGCTCGACCTCGGGCACGTCGGCGCGGTCACCCAGGTGCGGCCGGAGTCGATCCAGGACCTGCTGGATGCGGGCCGGATCCCCGTGGTCTCCTCGATCGCTCCGGAGATCGACGCCGACGGGCGGCCGACGGGCGCGGTGCTGAACATCAACGCCGATCTCGCCGCGGCCGCCCTGGCCGCGGGGCTCGACGCCGAGAAGCTCGTGGTCCTCACGGACGTCGAGGGGCTGTACCGGGACTGGCCCGACCGCGACTCCCTGATCCCCGAGATCAGCGCGAGCGACCTGCGCGAGATGCTGCCCTCGCTCACGGCGGGCATGATCCCGAAGGCGGAGTCGCTGCTGGACGCCGTGGACGCCGGAGTGCGCACCGCGGCCATGACCGATGGCAGGATCGCGCACGCGGTACTGCTCGAGGTGTTCACCGCCAAGGGCGTGGGCACGATGGTGAGGAGGGACGACTATGTCTGAGCCGACCGCAGGGGAGACGACGGCGGGCGCCGAGGATCTCGCCGCACGCTACTCGCGCTCGATGCTCGGCGTGTTCGGCGCCCCGCAGCGGGTGCTCGTGCGCGGCGAGGGCGCGCTGGTGTGGGACGCGCAGGGCAGGGAGTACCTGGACCTGCTGGGCGGGATCGCCGTGAACGCGCTCGGCCACGCGCACCCCTCGCTGGTCGCCGCGATGACCAAGCAGGTCGAGTCCCTCGCGCACGTCTCGAACTTCTTCGCGACGCCCACCCAGATCGAGCTCGCCGAGACCCTGCTGCGCCTCGCGGAGGCCCCCGAGGGGTCGGGCGTGTTCTTCACGAACTCGGGCACCGAGTCCAACGAGGCGGCCTTCAAGCTCGCGCGGCGCACCGAGCGCCCGCGGATCCTCGCCCTCGAGAACGCCTTCCACGGCCGCACCATGGGAGCCCTCGCGCTCACCCACAAGGAGGCCTACCGCGCGCCCTTCGAGCCCCTTCCCGGGGGCGTCGAGTTCGTGCCCCCGAACGACACGGACGCGCTCGCCCGCGCCCTCGCCCCGGGCGACGTCGGCGCTCTCTTCCTCGAGCCCATCCAGGGCGAGGCGGGCGTGGTCCCGCTCGATGCCGAGTACCTCCGCGCGGCCCGGGAGCTGACCGCGCAGCACGGCACTCTCCTGATCCTCGACGAGGTGCAGACCGGCATCGCCCGCACCGGGCACTGGTTCGCCCACCAGGGGGTCGACGGGGTCGTGCCCGACGTCATGACCCTCGCCAAGGGACTGGGCGGCGGCTTCCCGATCGGCGCCGTGATCGCCTACGGCCCGAGGGCGCGCGCCCTCCTGCAGCCCGGCCAGCACGGCACGACCTTCGGCGGCAACCCGCTCGGCGCGGCGGTCGCCCTCAGCGTGCTGGGCACCATCGCCGAGGACGATCTCCTGGGCAACGCCCGGCGCACGGGGCAGCACCTCGCGGACCGCATCCTGGATCTCGCCGCGACGGACCCGCGCGTGCTCGGCATCCGCGGCGAGGGCCTGCTGCGGGGGATCGCGCTCGCCGACCCCGTCGCCCCGCAGGTCGTCTCCGCCGCGCTCGAGGCCGGGTTCATCATCAACGCCGCCAACCCGTGCACGCTGCGCCTGGCCCCGCCGCTCATCATCACGAGCGACCAGCTCGACGCCTTCGTCGACGCCCTGCCCGGGCTGCTCGACGCGGCGAGCGCACCCGCCGACACCGAGCCCGCACCCACCGAGAAGAGGTCCTGAGATGCCCCGTCACTTCCTGCGCGACGACGACCTGAGCCCGCGCGAGCAGAAGCAGGTGCTGCAGCTCGCCCAGGTGCTCAGCGAGGACCGCTTCGCCCGTCGGCCCCTCGAGGGCCCGCGCACGGTCGCCGTCATCTTCGACAAGGCCTCGACCCGCACCCGCGTGTCCTTCGCGACCGGCGTCGCCGAGCTCGGCGGCAGCCCGCTCGTGCTCGACGCGTCGACGAGCCAGATGGGCCGCGGCGAGTCGATCGCCGACACCACGCGCGTGCTCACCCGGCAGGTCTCGGCGATCGTCTGGCGCACGTTCGGCCAGTCCCGGATCGAGGAGATGGCGCACCATGCGAGCGTCCCGGTGATCAACGCGCTGACCGATGAGTTCCACCCCTGCCAGATCCTCGCGGACCTGCTCACGATCGCCCAGCACACGGGCGGGTTCGGGGCGGACGACGCGGCGCTCGAGGGACGCTCGATGGCCTATCTCGGCGACGGCTCGAACAACATGGCGCACTCCTACCTGCTGGGCGGGGTCACCGCTGGCATGGACGTGCGCATCGCGGGGCCGGCGAGCCACCTGCCCGCCGCGCCCGTCGTCCGCGACGCCGAGGCCATCGCGCGCGAGACCGGCGGCAGCGTCACCATCACCGACGATCCCGCGCAGGCCGTCGAGAAGGCGGACGCCGTCATCACCGACACCTGGGTCTCGATGGGCCAGGAGGGCGAGGGCGGTCGCGGCGAGGAGACCTTCGCCCCGTACGCGGTGACCGAGTCGCTGATGGCGCGCTCGGGCGGGATCTTCCTGCACTGCCTGCCCGCCTACCGGGGCAAGGAGGTCGAGGCCTCCGTGATCGACGGACCCCGCTCGGTGGTCTGGGACGAGGCGGAGAACCGCCTGCACGCCCAGAAGGCGCTGCTGACGTGGCTGCTCGAGCATCCTGACGCGGCCACCGCGGCGCACGCCCGACCCCTGGGGCAGCGATGAGCACCACGGATCATCCCCGCACGCTCGCGCAGACGAAGACCGCGCGCCAGGAGCGCATCGTCGAGCTGCTCACCACCCGCGAGGTCTCCTCGCAGGCGCAGCTGGCGGACCTGCTCGGCGAGTGCGGGATCGACGTCACCCAGGCGACGCTCTCGCGCGACCTCGTCGAGCTGCGCGCCGAGAAGGTCCGCGGCAGCAGCGGCGGTCTCGTCTACCAGGTGCCGGCCGACGGGGGAGACCCCGGCAGCTCGCGCCGGGTCGCGAGCACCGAGCTGATCGGGGCCCGGCTGCGCCGGCTGATCGAGGAGCTCCTCGCCTCGGCCGACGTCGCGCAGAACATCATCGTGCTGCGCACCCCGCCCGGGGCCGCGCAGTTCCTCGCCTCCGCGATCGACCGCTCGGTGCTGCCCGAGCTCGTCGGCTCGATCGGCGGCGACGACACGGTGCTGCTCGTGGCCCGCGACAACGAGGCGGCCGACGCCATCGCCGCCCGCCTCCTGGCCCTCGCCGAGGGCCGACGGGGCGAGGGCGAGCCGCCCGACGCCGAGCTCGACACCACGCGGACCGCGCCCTGAGCCGAGCCCCCGCCGGGGGACAATGACCCCGGACCTCCGTCGGCAGGGACGCACCCGTCGCAGCACCGACCCCGCCCCGACCCGACCGCCGTCGGCCCCGCGCCGACGCACCCACCCGCTTCCACCCCTCACGAAGGAGCATCACCCGTGACCGAACGCATCGTCCTCGCCTACTCCGGCGGCCTCGACACCTCCGTGGCCATCGGCTGGATCCACGACGCCACCGGCGCCGAGGTCGTCGCCTGCGCGGTCGACGTCGGCCAGGGCGGAGAGGACCTCGAGGTCGTCCGCCAGCGAGCCCTGGACTGTGGCGCCGTCGAGGCCTACGTGGCCGACGCCCGCGACGAGTTCGCCGACGAGTACTGCATGCCCGCCCTCAAGGCGAACGCGCTGTACATGGACGCCTACCCCGTCGTCTCCGCGATCTCCCGCCCCGTGATCACCAAGCACCTGGTCAAGGCCGCGAAGAAGTTCGGCGCCTCGACCGTCGCCCACGGCTGCACCGGCAAGGGCAACGACCAGGTGCGCTTCGAGGTCTCCATCACCTCGCTCGCGCCCGAGCTCAAGTGCATCGCCCCGGTGCGCGACCTCGCGCTGACCCGCGACCGCGCGATCGAGTACGCCGAGCGCAAGAACCTCCCGATCGCGACCACGAAGCACAACCCGTTCTCGATCGATCAGAACGTGTGGGGCCGAGCCATCGAGACCGGCTTCCTCGAGGACATCTGGAACGAGCCCACCAAGGACGTCTTCAACTACACCGACGACCCGGCCTTCCCGCCGGTGCCCGACGAGGTCGTGATCTCCTTCGAGCAGGGTGTCCCGGTGGCGATCGACGGCCGCCGCGTGAGCGCGCTCGAGGCCATCCAGGAGCTCAACACCCGGGCCGGCGCGCAGGGCATCGGCCGCATCGACATCGTCGAGGACCGCCTGGTGGGCATCAAGTCCCGCGAGGTCTACGAGGCCCCCGGCGCGATGGCGCTGATCACCGCGCACCAGGAGCTCGAGCGCGTGACCCTCGAGCGCGAGCAGGCCCGCTTCAAGCGCAGCGTCGGCGACCGCTGGACCGAGATGGTGTACGACGGCCAGTGGTTCTCCCCGCTCAAGCGCTCCCTCGACGCGTTCATCGACGACACCCAGCGCTACGTCACCGGCGATGTCCGGATGACGTTGCACGGCGGTCGCGCGACGGTCACCGGCCGCCGCTCGGAGTCCTCGCTGTACGACTTCTCGATGGCGACCTACGACGAGGGCGACCAGTTCGACCAGTCGCAGGCCAAGGGCTTCATCGAGATCTACGGGCTCGCCGCCAAGCAGGCCGCGGCCCGCGACGTGGCCTTCGGCAACGGCGAGGACGTCGACGCCGCCGACGAGGGATCGAAGTGACGGGCTCCGCGTCGTCTCCCGCAGGCTCCGCGTCTCCCGCGGGCTCCGCGTCGTCCGCGGCCCCGGGGGCCGACGGGCAGGGCGTGCCCGACGGCGCGCCCTCCTCCGCCGGCGCCGCCCTCTGGGGCGGGCGCTTCGGCTCGGGCCCCGCGGCGGCGCTCGCGGCGCTCTCGAAGTCCACGCACTTCGACTGGAAGCTCGCGCAGTACGACCTGCGGGGCTCGAAGGCCCACGCGAAGGTCCTCCACGCGGCGGGCCTGCTGAGCGACGACGAGCTGACGCGGATGCACGATGCCCTCGACCGGCTCTCGGCCGACGTCGCCTCGGGCGCGTTCGCCGCGGCCGAGGACGACGAGGACGTGCACACGGCGCTCGAGCGCGGGCTCATCGAGCGCGCGGGCGACGAGCTCGGCGGCAAGCTGCGCGCGGGCCGCTCCCGCAACGACCAGATCGCGACGCTGATCCGGCTGTTCATCCGCGACAGCGCGCGCATCGTCGGTGACCAGGTCCTCGACCTGGTGGGGGTGCTGCTGGAGCGCGCGCGGGAGGTGCACGGCGCGGCGATGCCGGGCCGCACGCACCTGCAGCACGCGCAGCCGGTGCTGCTGAGCCACCATCTGCTCGCCCACGCCTGGCCGCTGCTGCGCGACGTCGAGCGCCTGCGCGATCTCGACGCCCGCGCGGCGATCTCGCCCTACGGGTCCGGTGCGCTCGCCGGTTCGAGCCTGGGACTGGATCCCCGGGCCGTGGCGACGGACCTCGGATTCGAGGACTCCGTGTGGAACTCGATCGACGGGACCGCCTCGCGGGACCTCACGGCCGAGTTCTCCTTCGTGCTGACGATGATCGGGATCGACCTCTCGCGGCTCGCGGAGGAGGTGATCCTGTGGAACACGAAGGAGTTCTCCTTCCTGACCCTGGACGACGCCTTCTCGACCGGCTCCTCGATCATGCCGCAGAAGAAGAACCCGGACATCGCCGAGCTCGCGCGCGGCAAGGCGGGACGGATCCTCGGGGACCACACGGGCCTGCTGGCGACGCTCAAGGCGCTGCCCCTGGCCTACAACCGGGATCTGCAGGAGGACAAGGAGCCGGTCTTCGACCAGGTCGACTCGCTGGGCCTCGTGCTCCCCGCGTTCACCGGGATGATGGCGACGCTCGTGTTCCACACCGAGCGCATGGAGCAGCTGGCCCCGCAGGGCTTCTCGCTCGCGACCGACATCGCCGACCACCTGGTGCGTCGCGGCGTCCCCTTCCGGGTCGCCCACGAGATCTCGGGCGCCTGCGTGAAGACCGCGGAGGAGCAGGACAAGGAGCTGTGGGACCTCACGGACGCGGAGTTCGCGAGCATCTCGGAGCACCTGGACCCCTCCATCCGCGAGGTGCTGAGCGTGGAGGGATCCATCGGCTCGCGCGACGCGAAGGGCGGGACCGCCCCCGCGCGCGTCGCCGAGCAGGAGGACGCCCTGGGCGCAGCGGTCGATGGCCTGCGCGCCTTCACCCGCGGCGCCTGACGGCGGCGCCCCGGGGCGGCGCCCGAGAACTCCGTCGCGCCCGGCGCGGTCGGTGGGGGAGAATGATCCCGGCGCCCGCCCGGGCGCCGCGAACGGACCGATCGAGAGGACCTGATCGATGCAGACCATCCTGGACGAGCTCACCTGGCGTGGGCTCGTGGTGCAGACCAGCGGGCGCGAGGCGCTCGGGACGGCACTCGCGGATGGACCGATCAGCCTCTATTGCGGTTTCGACCCCACCGCCGCCTCGCTCCACGTCGGCCACCTCACCCAGGTGCTGACCATGCGCCGCTTCCAGCTCGCCGGGCACAGGCCCTACGCGCTCGTCGGCGGTGCCACCGGCCTCATCGGCGATCCGCGGATGTCGGGGGAGCGGGTCCTGAACGACGAGAGCATCGTCGCGGGCTGGGTGGACTCGCTGCGCGGCCAGATCTCGCGGTTCCTCGACCTCGAGGGCGCCTCCGGCGTGCAGATGGTCAACAACCTGGACTGGATCGGGCAGATGAGCGCCCTGCAGTTCCTGCGGGACGTGGGCAAGCACTACCGCATGGGGACGATGCTCGCGAAGGAGACCGTCGCCCGGCGGCTCGCGAGCGACGAGGGCATCAGCTACACCGAGTTCAGCTACCAAGTGCTGCAGGGCATCGACTTCCTGGAGCTGTACAGGCGCCACGGGGTCAGCCTCCAGTTCGGCGGGAACGACCAGTGGGGCAACCTCATCTCCGGCGTGGACCTCATCCACAAGGTCGAGGGAAAGGACGCCCACGCGCTCACGACGCCCCTGGTCACGAAGGCCGACGGCACGAAGTTCGGCAAGAGCGAGGGCGGCGCCGTCTGGCTCGACCCCGAGCTCACGAGCCCGTACGCCTTCCACCAGTTCTGGCTCAACGCGGCCGATGCGGACGTCGTGAACTACCTGCGCTACTTCACCTTCCGCGACCAGGAGGACATCGCCGAGCTCGAGCGCGCGACGCACGAGGAGCCCCATCGGCGTCGGGCCCAGAAGGCCCTCGCCGACGACCTCACGACCCTCGTGCACGGGGCCGGTGCGACGCGCCAGGCAGAGGCCGCCGCGGCTGTCCTGTTCGGCAGGGGAGAGGTGCGCGAGCTCGAGGAGCCGACGCTCGAGGCCATCGCCCGGGAGCTGACCACGGTCGACCTGCCGGGCACGACGGCACTCGTGGACGCGTTCACGGCGGTGGGCATCATGACCTCCAAGTCCCAGGTCCGACGGGCCGCAGCCGAGGGGTCGCTCACCGTGAACGGCGAGAAGATGGATGCCGAGACGATCGAGCGCTCCCTCTCCGAGGCGGTGTCGCCCCTGCCCGGCGGGCACGTGCTCGTGCGACGCGGTCGCAAGGCTGCGGCCATGGTGCGGCTGGACGGCTGACCAGCTGGGCTGAATGCCTGAATGCCTGAATGCCTGAACGCCTGAACGCCTGAACGCCTGAACGGCTGCGCGACCGGGCGGGACGGCCGAGCGGTTCCTCGGCGCGATGGGTCGAGGTCCGGGCGGCTGCGGCCAGCTGGCCTCCCGCCGCGGATGGACCATCACGAGGGCCGGGCCCCGACACATGTCGGGACCCGGCCCTTCCGCATCCGGGCCGCGGAGCGCGTGCAGATCCGATGTGATGCCGTGCCCAGTCGCAGCTCACACGCCCCGGCACAGGGCCGCGATGGACGTTCACAAACACGCTTCACCTGCATAGACACCCGAAAGTGGGCTTGCGGCAGGGCCCTCGCCCCGAATTGACCGGCGCTCTCGCCGGGGCCTAATGTCTTCCTTGTCGCCGCAACGAGGACAACGACGGAGGGCCGGCCCTGAGGGGCACGGGACGACGCCGGGACCGAGGAGCGGAGACGAGCTGGACCGGGCCTCCCGGGACCCGCACCACGATGTGGCGCAGATCCCTTTGGAGGACTTGCGGAAGGCGAGGAGCTTCGACTACAGTTGAGCCTCGCGCCTCCCCGACGGAGAGTCGGGCCGCACCGCGGACGGCGCATCGAGCCCCTGACACAACCCAGGATCTGGGTTGCAACGGTGTGCGCGTGTTGTTTGAGATCTCAATAGCGTGTCTGTTTGTTGATGCCAAATTTTTTGTTTTGGCATGACGGATGATGTAGCAGATTTATATGAATGTGCTAGTCGTTTGTTTTGTCGGGATTATAGTTTTTCATTTTTTGATGGAGAGTTTGATCCTGGCTCAGGACGAACGCTGGCGGCGTGCTTAACACATGCAAGTCGAACGATGATGGCCGTGCTTGCACGGCTGGATTAGTGGCGAACGGGTGAGTAACACGTGAGTAACCTGCCCTCCACTTCGGGATAACCTCGGGAAATCGGGGCTAATACCGGATATGAGCACCTACTGCATGGTGGGTGTTGGAAAGTTTTTCGGTGGGGGATGGACTCGCGGCCTATCAGCTTGTTGGTGAGGTAGTGGCTCACCAAGGCGTTGACGGGTAGCCGGCCTGAGAGGGCGACCGGCCACACTGGGACTGAGACACGGCCCAGACTCCTACGGGAGGCAGCAGTGGGGAATATTGCACAATGGGCGAAAGCCTGATGCAGCGACGCCGCGTGAGGGATGACGGCCTTCGGGTTGTAAACCTCTTTCAGCAGGGAAGAAGCGAGAGTGACGGTACCTGCAGAAGAAGCGCCGGCTAACTACGTGCCAGCAGCCGCGGTAATACGTAGGGCGCAAGCGTTGTCCGGAATTATTGGGCGTAAAGAGCTTGTAGGTGGCTTGTCGCGTCTGCCGTGAAAACCCGAGGCTCAACCTCGGGCGTGCGGTGGGTACGGGCAGGCTAGAGTGTGGTAGGGGAGACTGGAACTCCTGGTGTAGCGGTGAAATGCGCAGATATCAGGAAGAACACCGATGGCGAAGGCAGGTCTCTGGGCCATTACTGACACTGAGAAGCGAAAGCATGGGGAGCGAACAGGATTAGATACCCTGGTAGTCCATGCCGTAAACGTTGGGCACTAGGTGTGGGGGACATTCCACGTTTTCCGCGCCGTAGCTAACGCATTAAGTGCCCCGCCTGGGGAGTACGGCCGCAAGGCTAAAACTCAAAGGAATTGACGGGGGCCCGCACAAGCGGCGGAGCATGCGGATTAATTCGATGCAACGCGAAGAACCTTACCAAGGCTTGACATGCACCGGACAGCTGCAGAGATGTGGCCTTCTTTGGACTGGTGCACAGGTGGTGCATGGTTGTCGTCAGCTCGTGTCGTGAGATGTTGGGTTAAGTCCCGCAACGAGCGCAACCCTCGTTCCATGTTGCCAGCACGTGATGGTGGGGACTCATGGGAGACTGCCGGGGTCAACTCGGAGGAAGGTGGGGACGACGTCAAATCATCATGCCCCTTATGTCTTGGGCTTCACGCATGCTACAATGGCCGGTACAATGGGTTGCGATACTGTGAGGTGGAGCGAATCCCAAAAAGCCGGTCTCAGTTCGGATTGGGGTCTGCAACTCGACCCCATGAAGTCGGAGTCGCTAGTAATCGCAGATCAGCAACGCTGCGGTGAATACGTTCCCGGGCCTTGTACACACCGCCCGTCAAGTCACGAAAGTCGGTAACACCCGAAGCCGGTGGCCCATCCCTTGTGGGGGGAGCCGTCGAAGGTGGGATCGGTGATTGGGACTAAGTCGTAACAAGGTAGCCGTACCGGAAGGTGCGGCTGGATCACCTCCTTTCTAAGGAGCATCACCAGTATTGGTGGCCATCTGCCTGCCCGTTCGTGGTGGGGGTGGTTGCTCATGGGTGGAACATCAACGGATGGGCGCTTCGCTCGCTGGCCGCGGGATTGTCGTAGTACTCCTCCTTGGGGGGATGGAACGGATGGTCTGGCTGGTGGGTTCGAGGTGGAGGCACGCTATTGGGTTTTGAGGCTGCACGCAGCCCTGCCCCCTTTCGGGGGTTGGGGTGTGTGGCTGGTCCTCCCCGTCATGATCTGCCGTGTGGTGGGTTGTGGTGGTGTGGGGTTGTTTTTTGAGAACTGCATAGTGGACGCGAGCATCTTGTAAGCAATTTTTAGTGTCTTTGTGATATTTTTTTGTGTTGCCTAAGTCTTCAAGGGCGCACGGTGAATGCCTGGGCACGAGGAGCCGATGAAGGACGTAGGAGTCTGCGATAAGCCTCGGGGAGGTGACAACCGACCTGTGATCCGGGGATGTCCGAATGGGGAAACCCACCAGGGGTCATGCTCTGGTACCCGCCACTGAATGTATAGGTGGTGTGGAGGGAACGTGGGGAAGTGAAACATCTCAGTACCCACAGGAAGAGAAAACAATAGTGATTCCGTGAGTAGTGGCGAGCGAAAGCGGAGGTGGCTAAACCGGATCTGTGCGATACCCGGCAGGGGTTGCAGGTTCGGGGTTGTTGGGACGTGTCTGATTCTTCTGCCGGAGGGTCGACGTTTGGCATGCTGCTAGTCGAAGCCGTGGTGAGTGCGGTGGCGTAGAGGGTGTGACTCCCGTAGACGAAAGTGGTGTGTGGCGTGACGCTGTTCCCGAGTAGCACCGGGCCCGTGAAATCCGGTGTGAATCTG from Brachybacterium kimchii carries:
- the argB gene encoding acetylglutamate kinase encodes the protein MTETPPAPTGAGTAGPAAPLADSKNPLGDLTPAQADARAKSEILIEALPWMQRFMGKIVVVKYGGNAMIDDELRRAFAADMVFMRHAGIHVVVVHGGGPQINSMLERVGVESAFRAGLRVTDEETMQIVRMVLVGQVGRELVGLINEHGPYAIGMSGEDARLFSARRRGAVVDGEELDLGHVGAVTQVRPESIQDLLDAGRIPVVSSIAPEIDADGRPTGAVLNINADLAAAALAAGLDAEKLVVLTDVEGLYRDWPDRDSLIPEISASDLREMLPSLTAGMIPKAESLLDAVDAGVRTAAMTDGRIAHAVLLEVFTAKGVGTMVRRDDYV
- a CDS encoding acetylornithine transaminase, with translation MSEPTAGETTAGAEDLAARYSRSMLGVFGAPQRVLVRGEGALVWDAQGREYLDLLGGIAVNALGHAHPSLVAAMTKQVESLAHVSNFFATPTQIELAETLLRLAEAPEGSGVFFTNSGTESNEAAFKLARRTERPRILALENAFHGRTMGALALTHKEAYRAPFEPLPGGVEFVPPNDTDALARALAPGDVGALFLEPIQGEAGVVPLDAEYLRAARELTAQHGTLLILDEVQTGIARTGHWFAHQGVDGVVPDVMTLAKGLGGGFPIGAVIAYGPRARALLQPGQHGTTFGGNPLGAAVALSVLGTIAEDDLLGNARRTGQHLADRILDLAATDPRVLGIRGEGLLRGIALADPVAPQVVSAALEAGFIINAANPCTLRLAPPLIITSDQLDAFVDALPGLLDAASAPADTEPAPTEKRS
- the argF gene encoding ornithine carbamoyltransferase; this translates as MPRHFLRDDDLSPREQKQVLQLAQVLSEDRFARRPLEGPRTVAVIFDKASTRTRVSFATGVAELGGSPLVLDASTSQMGRGESIADTTRVLTRQVSAIVWRTFGQSRIEEMAHHASVPVINALTDEFHPCQILADLLTIAQHTGGFGADDAALEGRSMAYLGDGSNNMAHSYLLGGVTAGMDVRIAGPASHLPAAPVVRDAEAIARETGGSVTITDDPAQAVEKADAVITDTWVSMGQEGEGGRGEETFAPYAVTESLMARSGGIFLHCLPAYRGKEVEASVIDGPRSVVWDEAENRLHAQKALLTWLLEHPDAATAAHARPLGQR
- a CDS encoding arginine repressor; translation: MSTTDHPRTLAQTKTARQERIVELLTTREVSSQAQLADLLGECGIDVTQATLSRDLVELRAEKVRGSSGGLVYQVPADGGDPGSSRRVASTELIGARLRRLIEELLASADVAQNIIVLRTPPGAAQFLASAIDRSVLPELVGSIGGDDTVLLVARDNEAADAIAARLLALAEGRRGEGEPPDAELDTTRTAP
- a CDS encoding argininosuccinate synthase; the encoded protein is MTERIVLAYSGGLDTSVAIGWIHDATGAEVVACAVDVGQGGEDLEVVRQRALDCGAVEAYVADARDEFADEYCMPALKANALYMDAYPVVSAISRPVITKHLVKAAKKFGASTVAHGCTGKGNDQVRFEVSITSLAPELKCIAPVRDLALTRDRAIEYAERKNLPIATTKHNPFSIDQNVWGRAIETGFLEDIWNEPTKDVFNYTDDPAFPPVPDEVVISFEQGVPVAIDGRRVSALEAIQELNTRAGAQGIGRIDIVEDRLVGIKSREVYEAPGAMALITAHQELERVTLEREQARFKRSVGDRWTEMVYDGQWFSPLKRSLDAFIDDTQRYVTGDVRMTLHGGRATVTGRRSESSLYDFSMATYDEGDQFDQSQAKGFIEIYGLAAKQAAARDVAFGNGEDVDAADEGSK
- the argH gene encoding argininosuccinate lyase, producing the protein MPDGAPSSAGAALWGGRFGSGPAAALAALSKSTHFDWKLAQYDLRGSKAHAKVLHAAGLLSDDELTRMHDALDRLSADVASGAFAAAEDDEDVHTALERGLIERAGDELGGKLRAGRSRNDQIATLIRLFIRDSARIVGDQVLDLVGVLLERAREVHGAAMPGRTHLQHAQPVLLSHHLLAHAWPLLRDVERLRDLDARAAISPYGSGALAGSSLGLDPRAVATDLGFEDSVWNSIDGTASRDLTAEFSFVLTMIGIDLSRLAEEVILWNTKEFSFLTLDDAFSTGSSIMPQKKNPDIAELARGKAGRILGDHTGLLATLKALPLAYNRDLQEDKEPVFDQVDSLGLVLPAFTGMMATLVFHTERMEQLAPQGFSLATDIADHLVRRGVPFRVAHEISGACVKTAEEQDKELWDLTDAEFASISEHLDPSIREVLSVEGSIGSRDAKGGTAPARVAEQEDALGAAVDGLRAFTRGA
- the tyrS gene encoding tyrosine--tRNA ligase, encoding MQTILDELTWRGLVVQTSGREALGTALADGPISLYCGFDPTAASLHVGHLTQVLTMRRFQLAGHRPYALVGGATGLIGDPRMSGERVLNDESIVAGWVDSLRGQISRFLDLEGASGVQMVNNLDWIGQMSALQFLRDVGKHYRMGTMLAKETVARRLASDEGISYTEFSYQVLQGIDFLELYRRHGVSLQFGGNDQWGNLISGVDLIHKVEGKDAHALTTPLVTKADGTKFGKSEGGAVWLDPELTSPYAFHQFWLNAADADVVNYLRYFTFRDQEDIAELERATHEEPHRRRAQKALADDLTTLVHGAGATRQAEAAAAVLFGRGEVRELEEPTLEAIARELTTVDLPGTTALVDAFTAVGIMTSKSQVRRAAAEGSLTVNGEKMDAETIERSLSEAVSPLPGGHVLVRRGRKAAAMVRLDG